Proteins encoded by one window of Dioscorea cayenensis subsp. rotundata cultivar TDr96_F1 chromosome 6, TDr96_F1_v2_PseudoChromosome.rev07_lg8_w22 25.fasta, whole genome shotgun sequence:
- the LOC120262881 gene encoding protein CutA 1, chloroplastic isoform X2, which produces MALLSLLRFPSASASPPPYSHRRNIATTALLRRRAPLVGALWVLSLGTFTTFACRTGCSLSLPFLRSKGRTLHSTAMASASTTVPSIVVYVTVPNKEAGKKLSESIIKERLAACVNRVPGIESVYWWDGKVQSDAEELLIIKTRESLLNALTEHVKANHEYDLPEVIALPIKGGNEKYLEWIKNSTKDE; this is translated from the exons ATGGCTCTTCTTAGTCTATTAAGGTTTCCATCTGCTTCCGCTTCTCCGCCTCCTTATTCTCACCGGCGTAACATCGCCACTACTGCGCTTCTCCGCCGTCGTGCCCCGCTCGTCGGCGCTCTCTGGGTGCTCAGTCTCGGCACCTTCACTACCTTCGCTTGCAGAACGGGgtgctctctttctctcccttTTCTTAG GTCAAAGGGAAGAACTCTCCATTCCACTGCTATGGCATCGGCTTCTACCACAGTACCTTCTATAGTTGTTTATGTCACTGTTCCAAACAAAGAAGCAG GCAAGAAGCTTTCGGAAAGCATCATCAAAGAAAGACTTGCTGCATGTGTCAATCGAGTGCCAG GTATTGAATCCGTGTATTGGTGGGACGGTAAG GTACAGTCTGATGCTGAGGAACTACTCATAATTAAGACAAGAGAGTCCCTTCTCAATGCCTTGACTGAACATGTGAAAGCTAACCATGAATACGA CCTTCCGGAAGTCATTGCTTTACCTATCAAAGGCGGTAACGAGAAGTACCTCGAGTGGATCAAGAACAGTACCAAAGACGAGTGA
- the LOC120263792 gene encoding ATP-dependent 6-phosphofructokinase 5, chloroplastic-like: MSLISIGNASNLLVNCPVQWKCKSFTVFRGSVRPEWKIRRESVVKAALMEVGRSGMDFGESGWKEYQEDFERRFRIPHLTDSFPELSPIPSTFCLKRRRPIIDDYFDCCPSAEQWNGYVNNDDRVLLKVIKYSSPTSAGAECVDGNCSWIEQWVHRAGPREKIYFRPGEVNAAIVTCGGLCPGLNDVIRQIVITLEMYGVKRITGLRFGYRGFSKDVPEIPLSRAVVQNIHLEGGSLLGVSRGGPNTKDIVDSMQERGVNMLFVLGGNGTHAGANAIHEECRKRRMKAVVVGVPKTIDNDILLMDKTFGFDTAVEEAQRAINSAYIEANSAYHGIGIVKLMGRSSGYIAMHASLASGQVDVCLIPEVSFNLHGPNGVLRHLRHLLETKRSAVVCVAEGAGQNLVEKTNATDASGNIVYGDIGVHIQQEIKKYFKNIGMLADVKYIDPTYMIRACRANASDGILCTVLGQNAVHGAFAGYSGITVGICNTHYVYFPIPEVISHSRQVDPNSRMWHRCLTSTGQPDFF, from the exons ATGAGTTTGATTTCCATTGGTAATGCAAGCAATTTGCTTGTGAATTGTCCTGTTCAATGGAAGTGTAAGTCTTTCACTGTTTTCCGGGGCTCGGTAAGGCCGGAATGGAAGATAAGGAGGGAATCAGTTGTAAAAGCTGCTTTGATGGAGGTGGGAAGGTCCGGGATGGATTTTGGAGAGTCGGGTTGGAAGGAGTATCAAGAGGACTTTGAGAGACGGTTTCGGATCCCTCACCTCACGGATTCGTTCCCGGAGCTTTCTCCAATCCCTTCCACCTTCTGCCTAAAGCGAAG GCGTCCAATTATCGACGATTATTTTGATTGTTGTCCATCTGCTGAACAATGGAATGGGTATGTCAACAATGATGATAGAGTCCTACTTAAG GTGATAAAATACTCATCTCCGACATCAGCTGGTGCAGAGTGTGTTGATGGCAATTGCTCATGGATTGAACAATG GGTTCATCGAGCAGGTCCAAGAGAAAAGATTTACTTCAGACCAGGAGAAGTTAATGCAGCAATTGTAACTTGTGGAGGACTTTGTCCTGGTTTAAATGACGTTATCCGGCAG ATTGTTATAACTCTTGAGATGTATGGTGTCAAAAGGATTACAGGATTACGGTTTGGTTATAGAGGTTTCTCTAAGGACGTCCCTGAAATACCG CTTTCTCGGGCAGTAGTTCAGAACATTCATCTTGAGGGTGGCAGCTTACTAGGTGTTTCTCGAGGGGGTCCCAATACCAAGGATATCGTAGATAGTATGCAG GAAAGAGGTGTCAACATGCTCTTTGTTTTGGGTGGTAATGGAACTCATGCCGGCGCAAATGCCATTCACGAAGAG TGCCGTAAGAGACGGATGAAAGCAGTAGTTGTCGGAGTCCCCAAAACAATTGACAATGATATTTTACTGATGGATAAGACCTTCGGCTTCGATACTGCTGTCGAAGAAGCACAAAGAGCAATTAATTCAGCTTACATTGAG GCTAACAGCGCTTATCATGGAATCGGTATCGTGAAACTGATGGGCAGAAGCAGTGGATATATAGCCATGCACGCATCGCTTGCTAGCGGACAAGTTGATGTGTGTTTGATTCCGGAG GTATCATTTAATCTCCATGGCCCCAATGGTGTTCTAAGACATCTAAGGCATCTCCTTGAAACTAAAAGATCAGCTGTTGTTTGTGTTGCCGAGGGAGCTGGCCAA AATTTAGTTGAGAAAACAAATGCAACTGATGCTTCGGGAAACATAGTTTATGGAGATATCGGTGTTCATATTCAACAAGAG ATAAAGAAGTACTTTAAGAACATTGGTATGCTGGCCGATGTCAAGTACATCGATCCTACATACATGATAAGGGCATGCCGAGCCAATGCGTCTGATGGGATTCTCTGCACTGTTCTAGGACAAAATGCT GTTCATGGTGCATTTGCTGGATACAGTGGAATTACAGTCGGCATTTGCAATACGCATTACGTCTATTTCCCAATTCCGGAAGTGATTTCGCATTCGAGACAGGTTGATCCAAATAGTAGAATGTGGCACCGTTGCTTAACATCTACAGGCCAGCCTGATTTCTTCTGA
- the LOC120262881 gene encoding protein CutA 1, chloroplastic isoform X3 → MALLSLLRFPSASASPPPYSHRRNIATTALLRRRAPLVGALWVLSLGTFTTFACRTGSKGRTLHSTAMASASTTVPSIVVYVTVPNKEAGKKLSESIIKERLAACVNRVPGIESVYWWDGKVQSDAEELLIIKTRESLLNALTEHVKANHEYDLPEVIALPIKGGNEKYLEWIKNSTKDE, encoded by the exons ATGGCTCTTCTTAGTCTATTAAGGTTTCCATCTGCTTCCGCTTCTCCGCCTCCTTATTCTCACCGGCGTAACATCGCCACTACTGCGCTTCTCCGCCGTCGTGCCCCGCTCGTCGGCGCTCTCTGGGTGCTCAGTCTCGGCACCTTCACTACCTTCGCTTGCAGAACGGG GTCAAAGGGAAGAACTCTCCATTCCACTGCTATGGCATCGGCTTCTACCACAGTACCTTCTATAGTTGTTTATGTCACTGTTCCAAACAAAGAAGCAG GCAAGAAGCTTTCGGAAAGCATCATCAAAGAAAGACTTGCTGCATGTGTCAATCGAGTGCCAG GTATTGAATCCGTGTATTGGTGGGACGGTAAG GTACAGTCTGATGCTGAGGAACTACTCATAATTAAGACAAGAGAGTCCCTTCTCAATGCCTTGACTGAACATGTGAAAGCTAACCATGAATACGA CCTTCCGGAAGTCATTGCTTTACCTATCAAAGGCGGTAACGAGAAGTACCTCGAGTGGATCAAGAACAGTACCAAAGACGAGTGA
- the LOC120263415 gene encoding dentin sialophosphoprotein: MFKLGRGGAGAGGSGRGSGGKRALPPPPPPRPGARLPAARGAGRGGRQGPGGGGGEPPSREESFSLVPGPSLNFAAIIRLTPDIVNEIRRAEAQGGAARIKFDSNPNNHSGNVIDISGKEFRFTWSRELGDLCDIYEERQSGEDGHGLLVERGAAWRKLNVQRILDESTKNHVKMLSEEAERQSKSRKSIVLDPANPSVKNQAKTMAAAAVEGSMRRMSWKHKKDTFFKKHKSEQNPGPSVVSSKTFPKGGISSNNTTKAMPAVSPQLSPPEQPGPGTSSSPIVAANYTKEDLNIEEIFAPLTGGKEDTGNFGKEMSCNVNDRGIAGQHRDLRSLLISRLLENPKGMNLKSLEKAVGGMIPNAEKKIESILKNIAIFQAPGRYILKPGVEVENHRKQGSESGSSPESAHDHTGAAESFFMEKGSRENIEQETKLNSKLEEESDPFTVIDMNPSGPDPFSGKDKTGNESEARANSSSESGSDSDSDSDSSDSESDSGSQSHSPAGSASASSSNSESDNSSSSKEGSDVDVDIMTSDDEKEDGEHKAEAPNAKLSSSPGEWQQNDGLPAQNGNVDGHRDEHFTSSPLDLNDLDVGDERDVDIIESPINNGPKASENFRTEIAKNADLETYPMNSRYSAEVLAFSPDKHKKTERLLPYARNSTDDPNQQTFDQSVTGTQTIFSEKSGPDKMGVKEKNSKAKSRKTSDREEFQEKPEISKRSKSTSSAKTLYLGKSKDSANSEDLQNITPEKSRPGQYKDHILQADNNVRMNANAEAITQDYSLSVPGKFKASRNIGRKQPGPDFQNTPIYEGDQPGQRISDFGRKRKASNNVDKSTRCVENSGRGNKPAETLSVHPDESDASTMKNIPLHENVPMTRNKLHKDLRDENGDSSERYLTKNMRESIAGEKLSSTPDSYSRKSGELKDSGQVPQFRRSDMLNPPVVDRKGNTLRRELSDLELGEFREPPATEENVGVKRLFERKDSFKSSDNKVAIPNNLEQDMNKARAMTNSTIDSKRQSPSIMRGGSNGKQDGFDRRIEDNLVTSSRPQQRVMVSQGQPFLKDPVDSEVVSHLDKSTEIVGKTEKKTNEGIGLESHAPRNDHKRGGPTGSKTIKESKSQKINSLRDSACQGNNTAWVESNANDRGRRESSSDEDSFFYTKYDKDEPELKPPIKDYLQYKEYVQEYREKYGHYCSLNKNLENFRNDFLGLGQELDHAQGRDLEEYYDILEHLRKLYRQHGEKHKQMKKVFILLHEEVKHLKQRIKDFAETYSQE; the protein is encoded by the exons ATGTTCAAGCTCGGCCGTGGCGGTGCCGGCGCCGGCGGCTCCGGGAGGGGTAGCGGCGGGAAGCGGGCGTTGCCCCCGCCACCCCCTCCTCGACCCGGCGCTCGCCTTCCTGCAGCTAGAGGCGCGGGGCGCGGCGGTCGCCAGGGCCCTGGAGGTGGAGGCGGTGAGCCCCCCTCTCGAGAGGAATCCTTCAGCCTTGTTCCTGGACCTTCACTCAATTTCGCTGCTATTATCCGGCTCACCCCTGACATCGTGAACGAGATCAGGCGCGCTGAGGCCCAGGGCGGCGCCGCGAGGATCAAGTTTGATTCCAATCCGAACAATCATTCTGGAAAC GTTATTGATATCAGTGGTAAGGAATTTAGGTTTACATGGTCAAGAGAACTTGGTGACCTTTGTGACATTTATGAGGAACGGCAAAGCGGAGAGGATGGGCATGGATTGCTTGTTGAGCGTGGCGCTGCATGGCGCAAACTAAATGTGCAGCGGATCCTTGACGAATCTACCAAAAACCATGTCAAAATGCTATCTGAGGAGGCTGAACGGCAATCCAAATCTCGGAA ATCAATTGTCTTAGATCCTGCAAATCCATCTGTAAAGAACCAGGCCAAAACAATGGCTGCTGCTGCAGTTGAAG GTAGTATGAGAAGAATGAGTTGGAAGCATAAAAAAGATACTTTCTTTAAGAAGCACAAAAGTGAGCAGAACCCAG GCCCAAGTGTGGTCTCATCAAAAACTTTTCCAAAAGGAGGAATATCTTCGAATAATACAACTAAGGCTATGCCTGCAGTATCACCTCAGCTCTCTCCTCCTGAGCAGCCTGGACCTGGCACATCATCCTCTCCAATTGTAGCTGCTAATTATACAAAAGAGGATCTAAATATCGAGGAAATATTTGCTCCATTGACCGGAGGCAAGGAAGACACTGGCAACTTTGGCAAAGAAATGTCTTGCAATGTGAATGACAGGGGCATTGCTGGTCAACATAGGGATTTAAGGAGCCTTTTGATATCTAGACTATTAGAAAATCCAAAGGGGATGAATTTAAAG TCATTAGAAAAAGCAGTTGGAGGAATGATTCCAAATGCTGAGAAGAAGATTGAGAGTATATTAAAGAAT ATTGCAATTTTCCAGGCACCCGGTAGATACATTCTGAAGCCAGGAGTGGAAGTAGAGAATCACAGAAAACAAGGCTCTGAAAGTGGAAG CTCTCCAGAAAGTGCACATGATCACACCGGAGCTGCAGAGTCATTCTTTATGGAGAAAGGCTCCCGGGAAAATATTGAGCAGGAAACTAAACTCAATTCAAAATTAGAGGAAGAATCAGATCCTTTTACAGTAATTGACATGAATCCGAGTGGTCCAGATCCTTTTAGTGGTAAAGATAAGACTGGTAATGAAAGTGAGGCAAGGGCAAACTCATCAAGTGAAAGTGGAAGTGATAGTGACAGTGACAGTGATAGCAGTGATAGTGAAAGCGACAGTGGGAGTCAAAGCCACAGTCCAGCTGGAAGTGCAAGCGCAAGCAGCAGCAACAGTGAGAGTGATAATTCCTCCAGCAGCAAGGAGGGATCTGATGTGGATGTAGATATCATGACAAGTGATGATGAGAAAGAGGATGGTGAGCATAAAGCTGAGGCACCCAATGCAAAGCTATCTTCCTCACCTGGGGAATGGCAACAAAATGATGGTCTACCAGCACAAAATGGTAATGTTGATGGACATCGAGATGAGCATTTTACTTCATCACCGCTAGATTTGAATGATCTTGATGTAGGTGATGAGAGAGATGTTGATATTATTGAGTCTCCTATTAATAATGGCCCTAAGGCTTCTGAAAATTTCAGGACTGAAATTGCTAAGAATGCTGATTTGGAGACGTATCCTATGAACTCAAGGTATTCTGCAGAGGTATTAGCATTTTCACCagataaacacaagaaaacagaGAGGCTGCTGCCCTATGCAAGAAATTCAACTGATGATCCGAATCAGCAAACTTTTGATCAAAGTGTCACAGGAACACAAACCATCTTTAGTGAAAAATCTGGGCCTGACAAAATGGgtgttaaagaaaaaaattccaaagcCAAATCTAGGAAGACTTCTGATAGAGAGGAATTTCAAGAGAAGCCAGAAATTTCTAAGAGGTCAAAGTCGACAAGCTCAGCtaaaaccttatatttgggaaAAAGTAAGGATTCAGCCAATTCAGAGGACTTGCAAAATATAACTCCTGAAAAATCTAGGCCTGGCCAATACAAGGATCATATTCTTCAAGCTGATAATAATGTGAGGATGAATGCTAATGCTGAAGCCATTACGCAAGATTACAGTCTTTCAGTGCCTGGAAAATTTAAAGCATCTAGAAACATTGGCAGGAAACAACCTGGTCCAGATTTTCAGAACACACCTATTTATGAAGGTGATCAGCCAGGGCAAAGAATCAGTGATTTTGGCAGGAAGAGGAAGGCCTCAAACAATGTAGATAAGTCTACTAGATGTGTAGAAAATTCAGGGAGAGGCAACAAACCTGCAGAAACATTATCTGTTCATCCTGATGAATCTGATGCGTCCACCATGAAAAATATTCCTTTACATGAAAATGTtccaatgacaagaaataaactGCATAAAGATTTGCGAGATGAAAATGGTGATTCTAGTGAGCGATATTTAAccaaaaatatgagagaaagcATTGCTGGAGAAAAACTGTCATCCACCCCTGACTCCTACAGCAGAAAATCAGGTGAACTGAAGGACAGTGGACAGGTTCCACAATTTCGCAGATCTGACATGTTAAATCCACCAGTTGTTGATCGGAAAGGAAATACACTCAGGAGAGAGCTTTCAGACCTGGAATTGGGTGAATTTCGTGAACCTCCTGCCACTGAGGAAAATGTGGGGGTTAAGAGACTGTTTGAGAGAAAAGATTCTTTCAAGTCATCGGATAATAAGGTTGCTATTCCTAATAACTTGGAGCAAGATATGAACAAAGCAAGAGCCATGACAAATTCTACCATTGACTCCAAAAGGCAGTCACCGTCCATCATGAGAGGTGGGAGTAATGGGAAGCAGGATGGTTTTGACCGGAGGATAGAAGACAACCTTGTAACTTCTTCTCGGCCTCAGCAAAGAGTAATGGTGTCTCAGGGTCAGCCATTTTTAAAAGATCCAGTTGATTCTGAAGTGGTATCTCATTTGGATAAATCAACAGAAATTGTTGGTAAAactgagaaaaaaacaaatgaaggtATTGGTCTTGAAAGTCATGCTCCAAGGAACGATCATAAACGTGGTGGGCCAACAGGATCTAAGACTATTAAAGAATctaaatcacaaaaaataaattcactGAGGGATTCTGCTTGCCAAGGGAACAATACTGCATGGGTGGAGAGCAATGCTAATGATAGGGGGAGAAGAGAATCATCTTCTGATGAGGATAGTTTCTTTTACACAAAGTATGATAAAGATGAACCTGAACTCAAACCTCCAATTAAAGATTACTTACA GTACAAGGAATACGTTCAAGAATATCGTGAGAAATATGGCCACTACTGCTCCTTGAACAAAAATCTTGAGAATTTTCG GAATGATTTTCTTGGATTGGGCCAGGAACTTGATCACGCCCAAGGACGAGATTTGGAAGAATACTATGATATTTTAGAGCACTTGAGAAAATTGTATCGGCAACATGGAGAG AAacacaaacaaatgaaaaaggTGTTTATCTTGCTGCATGAAGAAGTGAAG CACCTCAAACAGAGAATCAAAGACTTTGCTGAAACATATTCACAGGAATAA
- the LOC120263309 gene encoding anaphase-promoting complex subunit 6-like, translating to MKNKGGLSSAPPRPPPGPPPPVPVVAVTECCMCGDYGLPSELFHCKVCLSRYQHKYCSDLYLKSEAYHTCNWCLREASSSSKNNTTSSSHPCSSNNNNNNNNNGGNIIKINRTSFSSNLHKPVKKQRFPQLLKARVRRYKLLEDVSS from the exons ATGAAAAACAAAGGTGGCTTAAGTTCTGCACCGCCACGGCCACCACCAGGTCCACCACCACCGGTGCCGGTGGTGGCGGTGACGGAGTGTTGCATGTGTGGTGACTATGGCTTGCCAAGCGAGTTATTTCACTGCAAAGTTTGCCTTTCTAGATATCAACACAA ATACTGTAGTGACCTCTACCTTAAATCTGAAGCATACCATACATGCAACTGGTGTTTAAGagaagcatcatcatcatcaaagaacAACACTACTAGTTCATCTCACCCATGCTcctctaacaacaacaacaacaacaacaacaatggtgGAAACATTATTAAGATCAATAGAACATCCTTCTCTTCAAACCTCCATAAGCCTGTAAAGAAGCAAAGGTTTCCCCAACTTCTTAAAGCTAGAGTTAGAAGGTACAAGCTCTTGGAAGACGTCTCTAGCTAG
- the LOC120262857 gene encoding transport inhibitor response 1-like protein: protein MSEDTEEEGEDERWGRPTTSSVAAGSTSDAPPPFSDQVLENVLENVLQFLTSRHDRNSASLVCRSWYRAEALTRRELFIGNCYAVAPARAGARFPNAVAVVLKGKPRFADFGLVPQGWGAFFSPWAIAFSSFSSFSSLERISLKRITVADADLTRLSQSLPTFRDLSLFCCDGFSTAGLSSIAENCRHLRVLDLIENDVEDDEDDEPVDWISKFPDSPTSLESLIFDCVRLAVNFDALEALVARSPSLCRLRVNQHVSVEQLRRLMARAPHLTHLGSGAFRSAQVGGEQDITDLKLSFVNASKSLVCLSGFRELGPEFLPAILPACPNLISLNLSYAEITADQLRPVILHCHNLRTFWVLDTVGDEGLKAVAKTCKDLRELRVFPLDAREDSEGSVSDVGLVAISEGCRKLESILYFCQKMTNAAVVTMSQNCPELVVFRLCIMQRHLPDHHTNEPMDDGFGAIVMNCKKLTRLAVSGLLTDKAFGYIGKYGKLVRTLSVAFAGNTDLGLQYVLEGCPKLQKLEIRDSPFGDLGLLSGIPHYYHMRFLWMSSCKLSLRGCREVAQRLPNLVVEVIADRGQEDDGDFVEKLYLYRSLAGPRNDAPPFVKIM from the exons ATGTCCGAAGACAccgaagaagaaggagaagatgagCGCTGGGGCCGACCAACCACTAGCTCCGTCGCCGCCGGCTCCACCTCCGATGCTCCCCCACCATTCTCCGACCAGGTCCTCGAGAATGTCCTTGAGAACGTCCTCCAGTTCCTCACCTCCCGCCATGACCGCAACTCCGCCTCTCTCGTCTGCCGTTCTTGGTACCGTGCCGAAGCCCTAACTCGGCGTGAGCTCTTCATCGGGAACTGCTATGCTGTCGCGCCGGCGCGCGCCGGTGCTCGGTTCCCCAACGCTGTCGCCGTTGTTCTCAAGGGCAAGCCTCGCTTCGCCGATTTCGGCCTCGTCCCTCAAGGCTGGGGCGCTTTCTTCTCCCCTTGGGCCATcgccttctcctccttctcctccttctcctcgcTCGAACGTATCTCTCTCAAGCGCATCACCGTCGCTGACGCCGACCTCACCCGCCTCTCCCAGTCCCTCCCCACTTTCCGCGACCTCTCCCTCTTCTGCTGTGATGGCTTCTCCACCGCAGGTCTCTCCTCCATCGCCGAGAATTGCAG GCACCTTCGAGTTCTCGATCTCATCGAGAACGATGTCGAAGACGACGAAGATGATGAACCCGTGGATTGGATCTCTAAATTCCCTGATTCTCCGACGAGCCTTGAATCCCTAATCTTCGATTGCGTGCGTTTGGCCGTGAATTTTGACGCTTTGGAAGCTCTCGTCGCTCGCTCGCCGTCCTTATGCCGGCTGCGCGTGAACCAGCACGTCTCCGTGGAGCAGCTCCGCCGACTCATGGCGCGCGCGCCTCACCTCACTCACCTCGGCTCCGGCGCCTTCCGCTCCGCCCAGGTCGGCGGCGAGCAAGACATCACTGATCTAAAGCTCTCATTCGTCAATGCTTCCAAATCCCTGGTTTGCCTCTCTGGTTTCCGTGAACTTGGGCCGGAGTTTCTCCCCGCCATCCTACCAGCCTGCCCCAACCTCATCTCCCTCAACCTCAGCTACGCTGAGATCACCGCCGACCAGCTTCGTCCCGTCATTCTCCATTGCCACAACCTCCGAACCTTTTGG GTTCTTGATACGGTTGGTGATGAAGGACTTAAAGCTGTTGCCAAAACTTGCAAGGACCTCCGAGAGCTCAGAGTGTTCCCTTTGGATGCTAGAGAGGACTCCGAGGGGTCTGTTTCAGATGTCGGGCTGGTGGCGATCTCCGAGGGATGTCGGAAACTTGAATCAATACTATACTTCTGTCAGAAAATGACCAATGCTGCTGTAGTGACAATGTCGCAGAATTGCCCAGAGCTTGTGGTGTTTCGCTTATGCATTATGCAACGACATCTCCCTGATCATCATACTAATGAGCCGATGGATGATGGTTTCGGTGCTATTGTGATGAACTGCAAGAAGCTTACACGGCTTGCTGTTTCTGGTTTGCTTACCGATAAGGCATTCGGGTATATTGGCAAGTATGGGAAGTTGGTGAGGACTCTTTCAGTTGCTTTTGCCGGAAATACTGATTTGGGTCTTCAGTATGTGCTTGAAGGATGTCCCAAATTACAGAAGCTTGAGATCAGGGACAGTCCTTTCGGAGACTTGGGTCTTCTTTCAGGGATTCCACATTACTATCATATGCGATTCCTTTGGATGTCTTCTTGCAAGCTTTCTTTGAGAGGTTGTAGGGAGGTGGCTCAAAGGCTGCCAAACTTGGTGGTCGAAGTGATTGCGGATAGAGGCcaagaagatgatggtgattTTGTTGAGAAGTTATATCTCTATCGATCACTTGCAGGGCCGAGGAATGATGCACCGCCATTTGTGAAGATCATGTAG
- the LOC120262881 gene encoding protein CutA 1, chloroplastic isoform X1, whose translation MALLSLLRFPSASASPPPYSHRRNIATTALLRRRAPLVGALWVLSLGTFTTFACRTGCSLSLPFLSRSKGRTLHSTAMASASTTVPSIVVYVTVPNKEAGKKLSESIIKERLAACVNRVPGIESVYWWDGKVQSDAEELLIIKTRESLLNALTEHVKANHEYDLPEVIALPIKGGNEKYLEWIKNSTKDE comes from the exons ATGGCTCTTCTTAGTCTATTAAGGTTTCCATCTGCTTCCGCTTCTCCGCCTCCTTATTCTCACCGGCGTAACATCGCCACTACTGCGCTTCTCCGCCGTCGTGCCCCGCTCGTCGGCGCTCTCTGGGTGCTCAGTCTCGGCACCTTCACTACCTTCGCTTGCAGAACGGGgtgctctctttctctcccttTTCTTAG CAGGTCAAAGGGAAGAACTCTCCATTCCACTGCTATGGCATCGGCTTCTACCACAGTACCTTCTATAGTTGTTTATGTCACTGTTCCAAACAAAGAAGCAG GCAAGAAGCTTTCGGAAAGCATCATCAAAGAAAGACTTGCTGCATGTGTCAATCGAGTGCCAG GTATTGAATCCGTGTATTGGTGGGACGGTAAG GTACAGTCTGATGCTGAGGAACTACTCATAATTAAGACAAGAGAGTCCCTTCTCAATGCCTTGACTGAACATGTGAAAGCTAACCATGAATACGA CCTTCCGGAAGTCATTGCTTTACCTATCAAAGGCGGTAACGAGAAGTACCTCGAGTGGATCAAGAACAGTACCAAAGACGAGTGA